One Kineococcus radiotolerans SRS30216 = ATCC BAA-149 DNA window includes the following coding sequences:
- a CDS encoding transcriptional regulator, with product MTTAPDAQPAAAAATPSGAGGAAIDEFLHTPARLNICSLLAPADWVTFSFLRDTIGTSDSALSKQVAALEQVGYVEVRKERAVQALRRQTSVRLTAAGRDAFEAYLATLELLVARARGDR from the coding sequence GTGACCACCGCGCCCGACGCCCAGCCCGCCGCCGCTGCCGCGACCCCCTCCGGCGCGGGGGGCGCCGCGATCGACGAGTTCCTGCACACCCCCGCCCGGCTGAACATCTGCTCCCTGCTCGCCCCGGCGGACTGGGTGACCTTCTCCTTCCTGCGCGACACCATCGGCACCAGCGACTCCGCCCTCTCCAAGCAGGTCGCCGCCCTGGAGCAGGTCGGCTACGTCGAGGTCCGCAAGGAGCGCGCGGTGCAGGCGCTGCGGCGCCAGACCTCGGTGCGCCTCACCGCCGCCGGCCGCGACGCCTTCGAGGCCTACCTGGCCACCCTCGAGCTCCTCGTCGCCCGGGCCCGCGGCGACCGCTAG
- the purL gene encoding phosphoribosylformylglycinamidine synthase subunit PurL, with protein sequence MSTPTTTGLDTVERAAQTPEHEQPWSELGLKTDEYARIREILGRRPTGAELAMYSVMWSEHCSYKSSKVHLRTFGDHITEDMKASLMVGIGENAGVVDIGQGWAVTFKVESHNHPSFIEPYQGAATGVGGIIRDIMAMGARPIAVMDSLRFGAIDHPDTARVVPGVVSGVGGYGNCIGLPNIGGEVVFDPTYQGNPLVNALCVGALRHEDLHLANARGVGNLVVLFGARTGGDGIGGVSVLASETFDSTGPSKRPAVQVGDPFQEKVLIECCLELFHAGLVEGIQDLGGAGLSCATSELASAGDGGMLVHLDRVPLRDPSLSPEEILMSESQERMMAIVTPENVEAFLAVTAKWDVEAAVLGEVTDGEHLVVQWHGETVVDVPPRTVAHDGPVYQRPYARPASQDALQADTPDSLPRPGTGEELRATLLRMVASPNLCSRAWVTDQYDRYVLGRTALATPDDAGVVRVDEETNLGVALSLDGNGRFARLDPRTGAALALAEAYRNVAAAGAKPLAVTDCLNFGSPEDPGVMWQFAEAVQGLALACEELGVPVTGGNVSLYNQTGDEGLDSAVLPTPVIGVLGVLDDVRRRTPSGWREAGQNVYLLGTTRDEFGGSEWAWAEHGHLGGLPPVLDLAHEKLLADVLVQCSRDGLVDAAHDLSDGGLAQALAESALRFGVGVRVWLDELLERDGIDAFTALFSESAGRAIVSVPREEEVRFTDMCTARGLAHVRIGVTDAGDDGEPGALEVQGAFSVPLAELREAHTATLPKHFG encoded by the coding sequence GTGAGCACCCCCACCACGACGGGCCTCGACACCGTCGAGCGCGCCGCGCAGACCCCGGAGCACGAGCAGCCGTGGTCCGAGCTCGGGCTCAAGACCGACGAGTACGCCCGCATCCGCGAGATCCTCGGCCGCCGCCCCACCGGCGCGGAACTGGCCATGTACTCGGTCATGTGGAGCGAGCACTGCTCCTACAAGAGCTCCAAGGTCCACCTGCGCACCTTCGGCGACCACATCACCGAGGACATGAAGGCCTCCCTCATGGTCGGCATCGGCGAGAACGCCGGCGTCGTCGACATCGGGCAGGGCTGGGCCGTCACCTTCAAGGTGGAGAGCCACAACCACCCCAGCTTCATCGAGCCCTACCAGGGCGCGGCCACCGGCGTCGGCGGGATCATCCGCGACATCATGGCCATGGGCGCGCGCCCGATCGCGGTCATGGACTCGCTGCGCTTCGGCGCGATCGACCACCCCGACACCGCCCGCGTCGTGCCCGGCGTCGTCTCCGGCGTCGGCGGCTACGGCAACTGCATCGGCCTGCCCAACATCGGCGGCGAGGTCGTCTTCGACCCCACCTACCAGGGCAACCCGCTCGTCAACGCGCTCTGCGTGGGGGCGCTGCGCCACGAGGACCTGCACCTGGCCAACGCCCGCGGCGTCGGGAACCTCGTCGTGCTCTTCGGCGCCCGCACCGGCGGCGACGGCATCGGCGGGGTGTCGGTGCTGGCCAGCGAGACGTTCGACTCCACCGGCCCGAGCAAGCGCCCCGCCGTCCAGGTCGGCGACCCGTTCCAGGAGAAGGTGCTCATCGAGTGCTGCCTGGAGCTGTTCCACGCCGGTCTGGTCGAGGGCATCCAGGACCTCGGCGGCGCCGGGCTGTCCTGCGCCACCAGCGAACTGGCCTCCGCCGGGGACGGCGGGATGCTGGTCCACCTGGACCGGGTGCCGCTGCGCGACCCCTCGCTCTCGCCCGAGGAGATCCTCATGAGCGAGTCGCAGGAACGGATGATGGCGATCGTCACCCCGGAGAACGTCGAGGCGTTCCTCGCCGTCACCGCGAAGTGGGACGTCGAGGCCGCGGTCCTCGGCGAGGTCACCGACGGCGAGCACCTCGTCGTGCAGTGGCACGGCGAGACCGTCGTCGACGTGCCCCCGCGCACCGTCGCCCACGACGGCCCCGTCTACCAGCGCCCCTACGCGCGTCCCGCCTCCCAGGACGCCCTGCAGGCGGACACCCCGGACTCGCTCCCGCGCCCGGGCACGGGCGAGGAGCTGCGGGCCACCCTGCTGCGCATGGTCGCCTCCCCGAACCTGTGCTCGCGGGCCTGGGTGACCGACCAGTACGACCGCTACGTCCTGGGCCGCACGGCGCTGGCGACCCCCGACGACGCGGGGGTCGTGCGCGTGGACGAGGAGACCAACCTCGGCGTCGCGCTCAGCCTCGACGGCAACGGCCGCTTCGCCCGCCTCGACCCGCGCACCGGCGCGGCGCTGGCGCTGGCCGAGGCGTACCGCAACGTGGCCGCGGCCGGGGCGAAGCCCCTCGCGGTCACCGACTGCCTGAACTTCGGTTCCCCCGAGGACCCGGGCGTCATGTGGCAGTTCGCCGAGGCCGTCCAGGGCCTGGCCCTGGCCTGCGAGGAGCTCGGGGTCCCGGTCACCGGCGGCAACGTGTCGCTGTACAACCAGACCGGCGACGAGGGGCTGGACTCCGCGGTCCTGCCGACCCCGGTCATCGGCGTCCTGGGCGTCCTCGACGACGTCCGCCGCCGCACCCCCTCGGGGTGGCGGGAGGCCGGGCAGAACGTCTACCTGCTCGGCACCACCCGCGACGAGTTCGGCGGTTCGGAGTGGGCCTGGGCCGAGCACGGCCACCTCGGCGGGCTGCCGCCGGTGCTCGACCTCGCCCACGAGAAGCTGCTGGCCGACGTGCTGGTGCAGTGCTCGCGCGACGGTCTCGTCGACGCCGCCCACGACCTCTCCGACGGCGGTCTCGCGCAGGCCCTGGCGGAGTCGGCCCTGCGCTTCGGCGTCGGGGTCCGGGTCTGGCTGGACGAGCTGCTCGAGCGCGACGGGATCGACGCGTTCACCGCGCTGTTCTCCGAGTCCGCGGGCCGGGCGATCGTGTCCGTGCCGCGCGAGGAGGAGGTGCGCTTCACCGACATGTGCACCGCCCGGGGTCTGGCGCACGTGCGCATCGGCGTGACCGACGCGGGCGACGACGGGGAGCCGGGGGCCCTGGAGGTCCAGGGTGCGTTCTCCGTCCCGCTGGCGGAGCTGCGCGAGGCGCACACGGCGACGCTGCCGAAGCACTTCGGCTGA
- the purQ gene encoding phosphoribosylformylglycinamidine synthase subunit PurQ, with protein MRVGVVTFPGSLDDGDARRAVTLAGGEAVALWHADADLHGVDAVVLPGGFSYGDYLRCGAIARFAPVMTEVVRAAGGGMPVLGICNGFQVLCESHLLPGALVRNDHQKFLCKDQRLRVESSATAWTSTFEAGQEITIPLKNGEGGFVADTATLDRLEGEGRVVFRYLDGNPNGSLRDIAGISNERGNVVGLMPHPEHAVEELFGPGLDGLGLFTSVLTAGLEALA; from the coding sequence GTGAGGGTCGGCGTCGTCACCTTCCCCGGCTCCCTCGACGACGGCGACGCGCGCCGCGCCGTGACCCTCGCCGGCGGCGAGGCCGTCGCGCTGTGGCACGCCGACGCCGACCTGCACGGGGTCGACGCGGTCGTCCTGCCGGGCGGCTTCTCCTACGGCGACTACCTGCGCTGCGGCGCCATCGCCCGCTTCGCCCCGGTCATGACCGAGGTCGTGCGCGCGGCGGGGGGCGGGATGCCGGTCCTCGGCATCTGCAACGGCTTCCAGGTGCTGTGCGAGTCGCACCTGCTGCCCGGTGCGCTGGTCCGCAACGACCACCAGAAGTTCCTGTGCAAGGACCAGCGGCTGCGGGTGGAGTCGTCGGCCACCGCCTGGACCTCGACGTTCGAGGCGGGGCAGGAGATCACGATCCCGCTGAAGAACGGCGAGGGCGGCTTCGTCGCCGACACGGCCACCCTGGACCGCCTGGAGGGCGAGGGCCGCGTGGTCTTCCGCTACCTCGACGGCAACCCCAACGGGTCGCTGCGCGACATCGCCGGCATCAGCAACGAGCGCGGCAACGTGGTGGGGCTCATGCCGCACCCCGAGCACGCCGTGGAGGAGCTCTTCGGGCCCGGGCTGGACGGCCTCGGCCTGTTCACCTCGGTGCTCACCGCCGGGCTGGAGGCGCTCGCGTGA
- the purS gene encoding phosphoribosylformylglycinamidine synthase subunit PurS, whose product MGRVVIDVMPKPEILDPQGKAVVGALPRLGFDLFTSVRQGKRFELEVAGEVTPEVLAQARRAAETLLSNPVIEDVVSVREADPAEASA is encoded by the coding sequence ATGGGCCGCGTCGTCATCGACGTCATGCCGAAACCCGAGATCCTCGACCCGCAGGGGAAGGCCGTCGTCGGCGCTCTCCCGCGCCTGGGCTTCGATCTCTTCACCAGCGTCCGCCAGGGCAAGCGCTTCGAGCTGGAGGTGGCCGGCGAGGTCACCCCGGAGGTCCTCGCGCAGGCCCGCCGGGCCGCCGAGACGCTCCTGTCGAACCCGGTCATCGAGGACGTCGTGAGCGTCCGCGAGGCGGACCCTGCGGAGGCCTCGGCGTGA
- a CDS encoding DUF4193 domain-containing protein, giving the protein MATDYDAPRKTDEDLDADSIEELKTHRTDKTSSSSVDEDEAEAAEGFELPGADLSGEELSVRVLPRQQDEFTCTSCFLVKHRSQLHASSDVTGGRLICNDCAA; this is encoded by the coding sequence ATGGCGACCGACTACGACGCACCGCGCAAGACCGACGAGGACCTCGACGCGGATTCGATCGAGGAGCTGAAGACCCACCGCACGGACAAGACGTCGTCCTCCAGCGTGGACGAGGACGAGGCGGAGGCGGCGGAGGGCTTCGAGCTGCCGGGCGCCGACCTGTCCGGGGAGGAGCTCTCGGTGCGGGTCCTGCCGCGCCAGCAGGACGAGTTCACCTGCACCAGCTGCTTCCTGGTCAAGCACCGCAGCCAGCTGCACGCCAGTTCCGACGTCACCGGCGGCCGGCTGATCTGCAACGACTGCGCCGCCTGA
- a CDS encoding aminoglycoside phosphotransferase family protein, with translation MTTRQHEDQVDVPVDAVRRLVAAQFPHWAGEPVSALESAGTVNAVFRVGTDKVARLPLRPGAADRVPREVEAARELFGATRFPTPEPLAIGGPGEGYPFPWSISTWVPGTPADEVDVTAAGGLALDLAEFVHDVRALPLHEHRFSGTGRGGDLHVHDAWVDRCLARSEGLLDVPRLRALWEGFRRLPHVAADVVVHGDLIPGNVLVAGGRLAGVLDVGGLGPADPALDLIAGWHLFEAPAREEFRRAVGADGLDWVRSQAWAFQQSVGLVEHYARTNPRMSALGRTTLDRILADPLV, from the coding sequence GTGACGACGCGACAGCACGAGGACCAGGTCGACGTTCCCGTGGACGCGGTGCGCCGGCTCGTCGCCGCGCAGTTCCCGCACTGGGCGGGGGAGCCGGTCTCCGCGCTGGAGAGCGCCGGCACGGTCAACGCCGTCTTCCGCGTGGGGACGGACAAGGTCGCCCGCCTCCCGCTGCGGCCCGGGGCCGCGGACCGGGTGCCCCGGGAGGTCGAGGCCGCGCGGGAGCTGTTCGGCGCCACGCGGTTCCCCACCCCCGAGCCCCTCGCGATCGGGGGACCGGGGGAGGGGTACCCCTTCCCCTGGTCGATCTCCACCTGGGTCCCGGGCACCCCCGCCGACGAGGTCGACGTCACCGCGGCCGGCGGTCTCGCGCTCGACCTCGCCGAGTTCGTCCACGACGTGCGCGCCCTGCCCCTGCACGAGCACCGGTTCAGCGGGACCGGCCGGGGCGGGGACCTGCACGTCCACGACGCGTGGGTGGACCGCTGCCTCGCGCGCAGCGAGGGCCTGCTCGACGTGCCCCGGCTGCGCGCCCTGTGGGAGGGGTTCCGCCGCCTGCCGCACGTGGCCGCCGACGTCGTCGTCCACGGCGACCTGATCCCCGGCAACGTCCTGGTCGCGGGGGGCCGCCTGGCCGGGGTCCTCGACGTCGGCGGCCTCGGCCCGGCCGACCCCGCGCTGGACCTCATCGCCGGCTGGCACCTGTTCGAGGCCCCGGCGCGGGAGGAGTTCCGGCGTGCGGTCGGCGCCGACGGGCTGGACTGGGTCCGCTCCCAGGCGTGGGCGTTCCAGCAGTCCGTGGGGCTGGTCGAGCACTACGCGCGGACGAACCCGCGGATGAGCGCGCTCGGGCGCACGACGCTGGACCGGATCCTCGCCGACCCGCTGGTCTGA